Within Halalkalibaculum roseum, the genomic segment CGCCGCATTCCATGTTTTGGGACTACGATGCCATCGGCTATATCTTTATGGGTTTGGCGGCATTCATTGCAATCCCGGTATTTGAAAAAAACGGCTTTCAGCGCTGGGTTCGTTACAGCTTCATTGCTCATGTTTGGACAACTCCTTTGATCGCCTTTGTCTACTTCTATCCTGATTTTTCAAACGAGCTTCTGCTTTTGGCTACCCCCTGGGCTATTACTGCTCCCCTCTTTATGGTGATGCTGGCCCTATGGTTTAAAAAACAAATGGGAGATGAGGTTTTGTCTTGAATGATTTCAAACTCTAGAACTGAGAATATTCAATTGCCCTCCTCATCTTGAAATATTTCTTCAATCCTTTTGTCGAATAACCTGGCCATTTTAAAAGCCAAAGGCAAACTCGGGTCATATTTACCAGTCTCTATGGCATTTACCGTTTGGCGTGATACCTCTAGGGCATCGGCCAGATCTGCCTGGGTCCAGTCACGTTCAGCTCGAAGTACCTTTAAGCGATTCTTCATTTCAAACTCCGGTATTTGATGAAAATAGATCCCAGGTAGGTCAAACTGATTAGTATCACCAGGAAGGATATTTCAGCATCACCGCTGATGACGTTCGTTGCATCAGCCAGCGAGTAACTTAACCCGGCGACAATTCCAACACCCAGCGAAATAGCCATCGACTCAAGTTGAATCTTTTGCATCATCTCATCCTGTTCTTTCAAATATTGAATATTGGCATAGATCATACCAAAACCTACCAGGGCATTTAACAAAATGGCCGCGATGGAAGCGATATTATTGTAGCTCCATATTAATTCAGGTCCGAAGGAACCGATTGCCATGGTAACCAGGTATGCGGCCGTCCAGTAGGCAAGATGAAGTGTTTTTTGTTTTACCCGGCTTGACCAATTACCGGATTGTGCACTTTGTGTATTCATTTGTCAACCTCATTTGTATTTTTGTAAAGTTTATTTTACTCATAATACACCTAAGTAAACTAAATGTCAATATTACTTTACAAAATAGTTGTGATACTTGACAAAAGAATGAACTTTGTGTAACTCAGTGGTAAAAATCCGAACTGGCTCTTGAAATACTATCAATGAAAGTAGCCTTTCAAGCTATACCACATAGGGGCACTGAGGAGCTCGGAGGTACACATAAGGGGGGGTTAGCGATCAGTACGGCATTCATCAATGATCTCATCTTCTGCCTCATCGGGATCGTTGATGATAGCATAAAAATCATCCAAGTATTCGGTTGCCTGCTCAAACTCATCCTGCTCGAGTGGCGGGGTTAGGTCCCGGTAAAGCGCATAGATGGCACTCTTGTGCCGGTTAAAGAAAGAGAATTCGGCCCTGAACACTTCCGGACTCCGGCAAAAACCCCGGAAGAGACGCTGCCGTACCGTTCGAATATTCAATATGGGATTGGGTTCCGCGTACCTCGTATTGATGATACCGCTCCAGTCAAAATCGTAAGGAATGGCATAGGGTGTTTGACCACCTATTGGTAACACAAGTTTGATATTATGCAAAGCGGGGATAGACCAGTCGGTATTTCCCATCATATACTGAAAAATGGCTAGTCGATTGCTAAGATCGTAATCGGTAACATCCGGATGTACATTCTCTACTTCCACTATTCTTCCTCCCAGGCGTTCCGCCATCTTGTCCTCATCTTCGAGAATAAAATTATAGCGGGTAAAGGGTTCGTCTCTCTTTTCGCTATCAACGTAGGTTACTTTAACCAGTCTGACCCGGAAGCTCTTATCCGTCAGTAGACTGTACGCGCGGTAGATCAGGTATTCCTGCAGCACATATTGTTGATATTGGGAGCGCCTGGTCTGGCAGTGGGTTACCAGCTTTAGTTTTTTCTGACCTTCAAAAACAGTCCCCTCTACAGTTTCTTTCTCAAATCTCATGCGTAAAGGCGGGAATCGACAGTTTTCACGTTGCCTGCGAAAATTTCCTCGTACCTTAACGCGCGCCTCCACCTGCCTGACCTCTCCATCTTCACTGTTCCAGGTTACCAGTAGCGGATGATAATCGGTCTCATCTCCCCGGTCTCTCAGTACCCTGCGCATATCCATTTCCATGGTGATTTCGAGGGCTTCATCACTTTCAAATAGCGGATAAGAATAAGAAGAGTCAGCAGCTTCGTTTTCCTGCGCCTTTATTTCAGGTGAAAATGTCGCACTTAAAAAGCAGAGCAGTACGATAAGTTTCCATCCACCCGGGCATAAAGGAACACTCCTCATTTGCCGGTTTTCCATTTCTGTGCTGTTGTGCATATCCCCTCCTATTACATGTAACTGTAAGGAGGCAATAACCGGATGTATTCAGGGTTCCTGCACCGGGCATTAGGTACAGAAATTCTACGATGATTTGAATTCAATCTGCTTTAAAGGAGTGTAAAATGCAAGTTAAGCCTTTCTGTCATAAGCAGATTGAGAACATTCGGTTCACTTCCGGCGGGTTTTACATCGCTTTTCTGTTGGCAGGCTTGACCCCTGCATATTTCAGGCAGATCATAAGTACGATGCCGTAGGCAAGGTGCATGGAGAGTCCTGCCATGATGATCAGTCCCGGGAACCAGGTATCTGTGTAGAACACACCGAAAGGTTCACCGGCTGCCAGAGACACCAGCGGGGATACGACCAATCCTGCCAGTAAGGTGATAAGCACCCCGAATATAACACCCTGAATAAACCAGTTGCCGGGTATTCGCTTTTGCAGCATGGCCACCCATATTAGGGAGAGAATGATACCAAACATGTAAAAAGCAGCATTCCCCCACAAAATGGTATAAGGGTCTGCCTCATGTGCAAGATTAAACGATTCGGTTAGAAAATATCCCACATCGATTACGGGTAAACCCAGTCCGCTTTGCAGAAAACCGGCCATTGACATCACGAAAGTTGCTATAAAGCCGGATATGACCGTCCGCCAAAAATCACTTGAATTGATCATAATCCCATTCCCTTTTTATAATTACAAAGTGTACCCGGTAATATAGCAATTAGGTTTTCAATTTAAAGTAGATCGGTAGGCTATATTGAACCCGTACCGGACGACCGCGCTGTTTGCCCGGTTTGAAATGGGCCTGCTTGACCACACGGAGTGCTTCCTCGTCGCAACCACCTCCGATGCCTCGAATGACCTGCGGATCTTCAACCTCTCCTTTTTCATTTACGATAAACTGAATGATAACCTTTCCCTGTATACCGGCTTTTTTTGCCTTGTCGGGATAATCTATCATCTGCTGCAGGGATTGGATGCCACCGATAAGCTCCGGCATCTGTTCTACTACCACGAAAAAATCCTCCTCTTCTTCCTGACCTTTTTCTGCTTCCTGTTCAGGTGGCGGTGGCAATTTCAATTCTTCATCAATATTGAATTCCGCATCAATATTCAGTACCTCTTCCTCAATTATCTCGTTATTGGGAACTGCTACGGGTACCTGCGGTCTGGGCGGCGGTGGCGGACGCTTTTCTTGCTCCGTCTGTTCGATTTCTTCCATTTTTACGATTTCATCCTGAGCCGTGAATTCGAGATCCTCCCCTTCACCGCTTTTTAACGGAACCCTCATTAAAGCGATGAAGATCAGTAAACTGAGGATCATTCCCACTTCCAACAAAACCGTATAGTACTTTTTGATATTCGCTTTCTTATAAAATGGCAACATAAGTACCTCCTCTCAAATTACCTTCAAGATATAAGACATCTTTATCTTTTATTTGATGGTAGCGTACAGAATATTTGCCTGAATTACGAGTTGCCAGAGCACTATAATAGTGTAGGGGAATTCCCTACTTAAAGTTGAACTCGTAACACTTAGAGGAGTAAAAACGGAAAATGAATACTTCGGAAGGGTTTAGAGTTTTAATATGTTATACCACTGAAAGAGAAATGCACTTAATCATCTGATTTTATTATGGAACACATGGATCGTCTCCGCAAAGAGATAGAAGACTACATCTTTGAGAATGGAAAAGAGTATGATCGCCTCCTTATGTCAAAAAGTTTCTACAATAAGCTCAAGAAAGAAGCTGATGAGAATGATTTTGATGTGGATCTGCCCAATCTCGAAATAAAGGAGCACACCAATTACGACTTCAAGCTTCTTCCCTGAATTTCTTAGAGGTTGGTAACAAGACGCACCAATCTTACCACAAACCCTGTGAAGTTACACTGTCGACCGCATTTTAGGTGTGCTTGACACCTAGCTTCAGAATTTCCGGCTGAACAAGTTCTTCATAGTCGCTGTAAGCCAGCTTAATCACTTCCCTGTGATTACCGGCATTGAATGCGATGATTTCGTCATCCGTCAGCGACTCAGCCACAAGGGTATCCATATCATATAAGTTGCCGAATGGCGGCATGGCCCCGGTTTCGGATTCCGGGAACAGGCTTTTGAACTCATCTTCAGAAGCCAATTCCACATCGCCGGCATCCAGGGCTTCCCGGATTGCATTAAAGTCAACGTCATGAGTGGATGGCAGTACCACCATCTTCATATCGCCGTCGGCCTTTACCATAACGGTTTTTACCATGTCCTTACCCGGAATATGAGCGGAAGCGGCCACTTCCTGGGCTGTGAATGCTTCGGAGTGGGAAACAACCACATATTTTTTACCGTGTTTGTCGAGGTAGTCAGTTAGTTTGCTCAGTGCCATAATACCTCCCTTTTTCTTTTAAGCTTTAATGAGCTCCTTAACTGAAAATAATGAACTCAGAACTTGAAGTCATTTTTTTTGAAGGGGCGGAGATACAGAATTCAGGAGTCAGGAGTCAGGAGTCAGAATTCAGAATATTGGTGGCAGGGAAATAGTATCATATTTATAAAATGATGTCATCCTGAACATTACCTTAGGTATCCCCTTGGGAAATTCAGGATCTATAACAATAAGTTATTCAAGTCTCATATAATTCTTCTATAGTGAACATATTAGCAGCTACAACTCTGTTACAAAAGGTTATGTATGAACGCTGAATTTACAATCAATATAGATCCCGGATCGGGGTCCGGGGATGACAACTATATTTTTCGATTTAAATCTCTCAAGAACAGATAAAATAGATACTGCAAAATCTTAAAATTGCATATTCCGACTCCTGAATTCTGTATTCTGACTTCCGCAACCTGCCTTCTACCTCCTCAGATCCTCTTCCGGGGCCGGTTTATTTTCTAGCACCTCTTCGATTCGATCCATGATATCCGAATCGAGTTTATCAAGGGCATCTACCGCTTTCATATTTTCGCGTACCTGCTCAGGTTTGGAAGCGCCGGTGATCACCGTGCTGACATCCTCGTTTTTGAGACACCAGGCAAGAGCCATCTGCGGTAGGGAGATACCGATATCTTTCGCTATGGGTGCCAGCTTCTTCACTTTTTCAAGCTTTTTCCGACCGCTCTCTGTTTCCAGCAGCTGCTCCCGAAGCCAGTCATAATCATCCATCGTAAGTCGCGTACCTTCAGGTATCCCGTCGTTGTATTTGCCGGTTAGCAGACCACTGGAAAGAGGACTCCAAATGGTTGTCCCCAGTCCGATATCATCATAGAGATGACGGAATTCCTGCTCCACTTTTTCACGATGGAACATATTGTACTGCGGCTGTTCCATCAGCGGGGGTCGGAGGTGTTCATTGCGGGCGAAATCGTATGCATGCCGAATCTGCTCGGCACTCCATTCACTGGTGCCCCAATACAATGCTTTGCCTTCCTTAATCATCTGGTTCATGGCCCGGACGGTCTCTTCTATGGGGGTGTCTTTATCCGGCCGGTGACAGAATAAAAGATCTACATAATCGGTTTGCATGCGCTTCAGGGACGCCTCGGTACCCTCTTTGATAT encodes:
- a CDS encoding helix-turn-helix transcriptional regulator; its protein translation is MKNRLKVLRAERDWTQADLADALEVSRQTVNAIETGKYDPSLPLAFKMARLFDKRIEEIFQDEEGN
- a CDS encoding energy transducer TonB; translation: MLPFYKKANIKKYYTVLLEVGMILSLLIFIALMRVPLKSGEGEDLEFTAQDEIVKMEEIEQTEQEKRPPPPPRPQVPVAVPNNEIIEEEVLNIDAEFNIDEELKLPPPPEQEAEKGQEEEEDFFVVVEQMPELIGGIQSLQQMIDYPDKAKKAGIQGKVIIQFIVNEKGEVEDPQVIRGIGGGCDEEALRVVKQAHFKPGKQRGRPVRVQYSLPIYFKLKT
- a CDS encoding aminoacyl-tRNA deacylase; translated protein: MALSKLTDYLDKHGKKYVVVSHSEAFTAQEVAASAHIPGKDMVKTVMVKADGDMKMVVLPSTHDVDFNAIREALDAGDVELASEDEFKSLFPESETGAMPPFGNLYDMDTLVAESLTDDEIIAFNAGNHREVIKLAYSDYEELVQPEILKLGVKHT
- a CDS encoding potassium channel beta subunit family protein — translated: MEYRFLGRSGLKVSALSFGSWVTFGKQIDEDVAYESMKVAYEAGVNFFDNAEVYAGGDSETMMGNVIQKAGWKRSDLVLSTKIFWGGEGPNDQGLSFKHIKEGTEASLKRMQTDYVDLLFCHRPDKDTPIEETVRAMNQMIKEGKALYWGTSEWSAEQIRHAYDFARNEHLRPPLMEQPQYNMFHREKVEQEFRHLYDDIGLGTTIWSPLSSGLLTGKYNDGIPEGTRLTMDDYDWLREQLLETESGRKKLEKVKKLAPIAKDIGISLPQMALAWCLKNEDVSTVITGASKPEQVRENMKAVDALDKLDSDIMDRIEEVLENKPAPEEDLRR